A section of the Streptomyces xinghaiensis S187 genome encodes:
- the purL gene encoding phosphoribosylformylglycinamidine synthase subunit PurL — MSLDTTKHAADTPETEQPWAELGLKQDEYERIREILGRRPTGAELAMYSVMWSEHCSYKSSKVHLKQFGEKAPENDAMLVGIGENAGVVDVGQGYAVTFKVESHNHPSYVEPYQGAATGVGGIVRDILAMGARPVAVMDPLRFGAADHEDTKRVLPGVVSGIGGYGNCLGLPNIGGEVVFDPCYQGNPLVNALCVGVMKHEDIHLAKASGPGNKVILYGARTGGDGIGGVSVLASETFESTGPAKRPAVQVGDPFQEKLLIECTLEIFAEDLVAGIQDLGGAGLSCATSELASAGSGGMRVELDTVPLRDASLSPEEILMSESQERMCAIVEPDKVARFLEICEKWDVIATVIGEVTDGDRLEIYWHGEQIVDVPPRTVAHEGPVYHRPYARPDWQDALQADDAGRLPRPADAAELREQVLRLVASPNQASKSWVTDQYDRFVQGNTVLAQPEDSGMVRVDEETNLGVAVATDGNGRYAKLDPYTGAQLALAESYRNVAASGAKPLAVTDCLNFGSPEDPAVMWQFAEACRGLADACLELGTPVTGGNVSLYNQTGETAIHPTPVVGVLGVIDDVTRRTPMAFAEEGQLVYLLGETREELGGSAWSQVVHGHLGGLPPKVDLAREKLLAEILIAGSRDGMIDAAHDLSDGGLVQAVTESCLRGGKGVRLVVPEGQDPFVFLFSESAGRAIVAVPRSEELRFTDMCGARGLPATRVGVIDGDAVEVQGQFSLPLAELREAHEATIPALLA; from the coding sequence ATGAGCCTCGACACCACCAAGCACGCCGCGGACACCCCCGAGACCGAGCAGCCCTGGGCCGAGCTCGGCCTCAAGCAGGACGAGTACGAGCGCATCCGGGAGATCCTCGGCCGCCGCCCGACCGGTGCCGAGCTCGCGATGTACTCCGTCATGTGGTCGGAGCACTGCTCGTACAAGTCGAGCAAGGTGCACCTCAAGCAGTTCGGCGAGAAGGCCCCGGAGAACGACGCCATGCTCGTCGGCATCGGCGAGAACGCCGGCGTCGTGGACGTCGGCCAGGGCTACGCCGTCACCTTCAAGGTCGAGTCGCACAACCACCCCTCGTACGTCGAGCCCTACCAGGGCGCGGCCACCGGCGTCGGCGGCATCGTCCGCGACATCCTCGCCATGGGCGCCCGCCCGGTCGCCGTCATGGACCCGCTGCGCTTCGGCGCCGCGGACCACGAGGACACCAAGCGGGTGCTGCCCGGCGTCGTCTCCGGCATCGGCGGCTACGGCAACTGCCTGGGCCTGCCCAACATCGGCGGCGAGGTCGTCTTCGACCCCTGCTACCAGGGCAACCCGCTGGTCAACGCGCTGTGCGTGGGCGTGATGAAGCACGAGGACATCCACCTCGCCAAGGCGTCCGGCCCCGGCAACAAGGTGATCCTCTACGGCGCCCGCACCGGCGGCGACGGCATCGGCGGCGTCTCCGTGCTCGCCTCGGAGACCTTCGAGTCCACCGGCCCCGCCAAGCGCCCGGCCGTCCAGGTCGGCGACCCGTTCCAGGAGAAGCTCCTCATCGAGTGCACCCTGGAGATCTTCGCCGAGGACCTCGTCGCCGGCATCCAGGACCTCGGCGGCGCCGGTCTCTCCTGCGCCACCAGCGAGCTGGCGAGCGCCGGCTCCGGCGGTATGCGCGTCGAGCTGGACACCGTGCCGCTGCGCGACGCCAGCCTCTCGCCCGAGGAGATCCTCATGAGCGAGTCGCAGGAGCGGATGTGCGCGATCGTCGAGCCGGACAAGGTCGCCCGTTTCCTGGAGATCTGCGAGAAGTGGGACGTCATCGCCACCGTCATCGGTGAGGTCACCGACGGCGACCGGCTGGAGATCTACTGGCACGGCGAGCAGATCGTCGACGTGCCGCCGCGCACCGTCGCCCACGAGGGCCCCGTCTACCACCGGCCGTACGCCCGTCCGGACTGGCAGGACGCCCTCCAGGCCGACGACGCCGGCCGGCTGCCCCGCCCGGCGGACGCCGCGGAGCTGCGCGAGCAGGTGCTCCGGCTGGTGGCCTCGCCGAACCAGGCGTCCAAGAGCTGGGTCACGGACCAGTACGACCGCTTCGTCCAGGGCAACACGGTCCTCGCCCAGCCCGAGGACTCCGGCATGGTCCGCGTCGACGAGGAGACCAACCTCGGCGTCGCGGTCGCCACGGACGGCAACGGCCGCTACGCCAAGCTCGACCCGTACACCGGCGCCCAGCTGGCCCTGGCCGAGTCGTACCGCAACGTCGCCGCCTCCGGCGCCAAGCCGCTCGCCGTCACCGACTGCCTCAACTTCGGCTCGCCGGAGGACCCGGCGGTCATGTGGCAGTTCGCGGAGGCCTGCCGCGGGCTGGCCGACGCCTGCCTGGAGCTGGGCACGCCCGTCACCGGCGGCAACGTCTCGCTGTACAACCAGACCGGTGAGACGGCCATCCACCCGACCCCGGTGGTCGGGGTGCTGGGCGTCATCGACGACGTCACCCGCCGCACCCCCATGGCCTTCGCCGAGGAGGGCCAGCTCGTCTACCTCCTCGGGGAGACCCGCGAGGAGCTGGGCGGCTCGGCCTGGTCCCAGGTGGTCCACGGGCACCTGGGCGGGCTCCCGCCGAAGGTGGACCTGGCGCGCGAGAAGCTGCTCGCCGAGATCCTGATCGCGGGCTCCCGCGACGGCATGATCGACGCGGCGCACGACCTCTCCGACGGCGGTCTGGTCCAGGCGGTCACGGAGTCCTGCCTGAGGGGCGGCAAGGGCGTCCGGCTGGTCGTCCCGGAGGGTCAGGACCCGTTCGTGTTCCTCTTCTCCGAGTCGGCGGGCCGCGCGATCGTCGCGGTGCCGCGGAGCGAGGAGCTCCGCTTCACCGACATGTGCGGCGCGCGGGGCCTGCCGGCCACCCGCGTCGGCGTGATCGACGGTGACGCGGTGGAGGTGCAGGGCCAGTTCTCCCTCCCGCTGGCCGAGCTGCGCGAGGCGCACGAGGCGACGATCCCGGCGCTGCTGGCCTGA
- a CDS encoding ArsR/SmtB family transcription factor, which translates to MELEERVTALERRLAELEETGSRKDRPAITERPDFWALDGLKARLPESGAESGGVLFTGSVRLPTGEQYEWQYGLPTDQLLAESWEDAAEAFAALGRPVRLRLLREILGGRRTAAELTELAEVGTTGQVYHHLRQLTAAGWLRSSGRAGYEVPAGRVVPLLVALAAAGH; encoded by the coding sequence GTGGAACTGGAAGAGCGGGTCACCGCGCTGGAGCGGCGGCTGGCCGAACTGGAGGAGACGGGGAGCCGGAAGGACCGGCCCGCCATCACGGAACGCCCGGACTTCTGGGCGCTGGACGGGCTCAAAGCCCGGCTGCCGGAGTCCGGGGCGGAGAGCGGTGGCGTGCTGTTCACCGGATCCGTCCGGCTGCCCACCGGTGAGCAGTACGAGTGGCAGTACGGGCTGCCCACGGACCAGCTGCTGGCGGAGTCCTGGGAGGACGCCGCCGAGGCGTTCGCCGCGCTGGGACGCCCCGTGCGGCTGCGGCTGCTCCGGGAGATCCTCGGCGGCCGCCGCACGGCTGCGGAGCTCACCGAGCTGGCGGAGGTCGGCACGACCGGGCAGGTCTACCACCATCTGCGGCAGCTGACCGCCGCCGGTTGGCTGCGGTCGTCGGGCCGTGCGGGATACGAGGTCCCGGCCGGCCGGGTGGTCCCGCTGCTCGTCGCGCTCGCCGCGGCCGGGCACTGA
- a CDS encoding M23 family metallopeptidase yields MSLIHALKRARPYYYGLLALLIVLDLVWLDAVRGVPLWVIGLVVAFGLAAEFLPARSQRRPRAERRENPGEPPAAEVEPPVSGRWRALNSPADKVPSHGTRVYGQSHAIDLVREAEPGERARPGFGWWPVVRRNQDFPAFGEPVLAVADGTVVRVRDGRRDHLSRTSWPALLYFFAEAMVRGCGTPAAVVGNHVVLDLGDGTYALYAHLRRRSAAVREGDRVSAGQRLAGTGNSGNSTEPHLHFQLMDRPDPLEARGIPFHWRGTGVPANSEVFTVPAPGGGGAGGGDAAKGASEAGR; encoded by the coding sequence ATGTCCTTGATCCACGCGCTCAAGCGGGCGCGGCCGTACTACTACGGTCTGCTGGCGCTCCTCATCGTGCTCGACCTGGTGTGGCTCGACGCCGTCCGCGGCGTCCCCCTGTGGGTCATCGGGCTGGTCGTGGCGTTCGGCCTCGCGGCCGAGTTCCTTCCCGCCCGCTCGCAGCGACGGCCCCGGGCCGAGCGGCGGGAGAACCCGGGGGAACCGCCGGCCGCCGAGGTGGAGCCGCCGGTCTCCGGGCGGTGGCGGGCGCTCAACAGCCCGGCGGACAAGGTGCCCAGCCACGGCACCCGCGTCTACGGGCAGTCCCACGCGATCGACCTCGTGCGGGAGGCGGAGCCGGGGGAGCGGGCCCGGCCGGGGTTCGGCTGGTGGCCCGTCGTCCGCCGGAACCAGGACTTCCCCGCCTTCGGGGAGCCGGTACTGGCCGTCGCCGACGGCACGGTGGTCCGGGTCCGGGACGGGCGCCGCGACCATCTCAGCCGCACCTCCTGGCCCGCTCTGCTGTACTTCTTCGCCGAGGCCATGGTCCGCGGCTGCGGCACCCCGGCCGCCGTCGTCGGCAACCACGTGGTGCTCGACCTGGGGGACGGCACCTACGCGCTCTACGCCCATCTGCGCCGCCGGTCGGCGGCCGTCCGCGAGGGGGACCGGGTGAGCGCCGGGCAGCGGCTGGCCGGCACCGGCAACAGCGGCAACTCGACCGAGCCGCATCTGCACTTCCAGCTGATGGACCGCCCCGACCCCCTGGAGGCCCGGGGCATCCCGTTCCACTGGCGCGGCACAGGCGTGCCGGCGAACAGCGAGGTCTTCACGGTTCCGGCACCGGGGGGCGGCGGGGCCGGCGGGGGCGACGCGGCGAAGGGCGCGTCCGAGGCGGGCCGGTAA